CCTGCGCTTTCACTCGCCTTTCACCGCCCGTTCGAACGCGGGCGTAGCTCGGGAGACGAAGCCACCCTCGGCCCGAGTCACCAATACCGCCGCCAGTTCGTGGGCCACGGCAAAATCCCAGCCCGCTTGCGGCCCAAGGATCAGCAACAGGGTCGAATAGCCATCAGCCAGCAGTGCGGAACGGTCAAGCACCGTCACTGCCGCCAGGTCGTGCTGCACCGGGCGCCCGAGGCGGGCATCGAAGGTGTGCGAATAGCGCCGGCCATTCTGCTCGAAATAGTGGCGATAGTCACCCGAGGTCGAAACGGCCAGGCCATCGACCGGGAAGATTTGCCGGGCGACCTGGCGGTCTTCGCGGGGCAATTCCACGGCAATGCGCCAGGGGCTGCCGTCGGGTTTGTGGCCCACCGCCTTGAGTTCACCCGTAGCTTCGGCCACGAAACTGGCCACGCCCATGGCGCGCAGGCGCTCGGCGATCAGGTCGACGGCATGGCCGGCGGCAATGCTGTTGAAGTCCAGTTGCACCGGGGCGTCCTTGCACAAGGCCTGGCCGTCGATGCGCAGGTGCTGGTAGCCCACGCGCTGGCGGGCCTGGGCCAGGGCTTGCGGGTCAGGCACGTGTTCTTCGCGCGCTTGCGGGCCGAAGCCCCAGAGGTCGAGCAA
The genomic region above belongs to Pseudomonas sp. PSKL.D1 and contains:
- a CDS encoding FAD:protein FMN transferase, which codes for MRKTLLPILMLLTACNQGPTLERLGGPTMGSSYSIQYVREPGGPAPAQVQAAVETILQNIDQHYSTYRDDSTVSQFNQLPANQCLALPPDMLELVTLGQHLSDMSDGAFDLTVEPLLDLWGFGPQAREEHVPDPQALAQARQRVGYQHLRIDGQALCKDAPVQLDFNSIAAGHAVDLIAERLRAMGVASFVAEATGELKAVGHKPDGSPWRIAVELPREDRQVARQIFPVDGLAVSTSGDYRHYFEQNGRRYSHTFDARLGRPVQHDLAAVTVLDRSALLADGYSTLLLILGPQAGWDFAVAHELAAVLVTRAEGGFVSRATPAFERAVKGE